Proteins from one Halopseudomonas pelagia genomic window:
- the lptF gene encoding LPS export ABC transporter permease LptF — translation MIVFRYLSREVLLTLTAVSGVLLLIIMSGRFIKYLAQAAAGQLDPSVLFLIMGYRLPGFMVLILPLGMFLGILLAYGRMYLDSEMTVLSVTGISDRKIIGYTQGSALAVALVVGFLSLWVAPSGVFKTQQLFNEQDAMTEFDTLAAGRFQSLGNGQRVTYAGGLSADRTQLQEVFITERAGDVEEGRVGVLVAETGRQQMNPDGSRYLMLYNGFRYDGKPGAADFRAIQYDTYGVLLPRPEVATEVTDREAIPTLELFGQADIRLQSELQWRFSLPILVFVVAFFAVPLARVNPRQGRFLKLLPAVMLYMAYLALLISARSWMESGAVPAALGLWWVHLVFIGVGLALNREALMAPSSAGPGKGGHQHAQA, via the coding sequence GTGATTGTGTTTCGTTATCTAAGCCGCGAGGTGTTGTTGACCCTGACTGCGGTCAGTGGCGTGCTGCTACTGATCATTATGAGCGGCCGCTTTATCAAGTACCTGGCCCAGGCTGCCGCCGGGCAATTGGACCCGAGCGTGCTGTTTCTGATCATGGGTTATCGTCTGCCCGGCTTTATGGTGCTGATTCTGCCGCTGGGCATGTTCCTGGGGATTCTGCTGGCTTACGGGCGCATGTATCTGGATAGCGAGATGACCGTGTTGTCGGTAACCGGCATCAGTGATCGCAAAATTATTGGCTACACCCAGGGCTCGGCACTGGCGGTAGCGCTGGTAGTTGGCTTTCTGAGTTTGTGGGTGGCGCCTTCAGGCGTGTTTAAAACGCAGCAACTGTTCAATGAGCAGGACGCGATGACCGAGTTTGACACTCTGGCCGCTGGGCGCTTTCAGTCATTGGGTAACGGGCAGCGGGTGACCTATGCCGGTGGGTTGTCAGCTGATCGGACGCAATTGCAGGAAGTATTCATCACCGAGCGTGCCGGTGATGTCGAGGAAGGGCGGGTTGGTGTGCTGGTAGCTGAAACCGGGCGCCAGCAGATGAATCCTGATGGCAGCCGCTACCTGATGCTTTATAACGGCTTTCGCTATGATGGCAAACCCGGCGCTGCGGATTTTCGCGCTATCCAGTACGACACCTATGGCGTGCTGTTGCCGCGCCCTGAAGTTGCTACCGAGGTCACCGACCGCGAAGCGATTCCCACCCTCGAGCTGTTCGGCCAGGCAGACATCCGCCTGCAGTCCGAACTGCAATGGCGCTTTTCACTACCGATTCTAGTCTTTGTTGTGGCCTTTTTTGCCGTGCCATTGGCGCGAGTCAACCCTCGCCAGGGACGCTTCCTCAAGCTGTTGCCGGCGGTCATGCTGTACATGGCCTACCTGGCTTTGCTGATCAGCGCTCGCAGCTGGATGGAGTCGGGCGCAGTGCCCGCCGCATTGGGCTTGTGGTGGGTACACCTGGTGTTTATCGGCGTTGGTCTGGCGCTTAATCGGGAGGCGCTGATGGCGCCGTCTTCGGCCGGGCCGGGCAAGGGAGGGCATCAGCATGCGCAAGCTTGA
- a CDS encoding leucyl aminopeptidase, which yields MEFNVKHGTLETIKTGCLVVTLSEAKTLAGPVKALDDACNGQISAAIKHGDISGKAGQTLMLFGLPGITAQRVLVIGRGKDEELGDRALRKLVQKIAATLKEGGATDALLTLPALAVKGRDIYARTRLLVETLRESLYQFDQFKSQKATPSRLKKCLLWSDDKADAAALNLAIRHGQAISDGTDLTRTLGNLPGNICTPTYLAKEAKALGKQHKELEIEVLEEKDMKALGMGSLLSVSAGSAEPAKLIRFSYQGGKAKDKPHMLVGKGITFDTGGISLKPAAAMDEMKYDMCGAASVFGVVKAVVSMQLPINLVCLVVAAENMPSGTATKPGDIVTSMSGQTIEVLNTDAEGRLVLCDALTYAERFKPASVVDIATLTGACVVALGAHTTGLLGNNDALIEQLLAAGQQADDRAWQLPLFDEYQEQLDSPFADIANIGGPKAGTITAACFLSRFTKAYPWAHLDIAGTAWTSGGKDKGATGRPVPLLTQYMLNQVKA from the coding sequence ATGGAGTTCAACGTCAAGCACGGTACACTGGAAACGATCAAGACGGGCTGTCTGGTTGTCACCCTCAGCGAAGCGAAGACCCTTGCCGGTCCGGTCAAGGCCCTGGACGACGCCTGCAACGGTCAGATCAGCGCTGCCATCAAGCACGGCGACATCAGCGGCAAGGCCGGCCAGACCCTGATGCTGTTCGGCCTGCCGGGCATCACCGCGCAACGCGTACTGGTGATTGGTCGCGGCAAAGATGAAGAGCTGGGTGATCGCGCATTGCGCAAACTGGTGCAGAAAATTGCCGCCACCCTCAAAGAAGGCGGTGCCACCGATGCGCTGCTGACCCTACCTGCACTGGCAGTAAAAGGCCGCGATATATACGCGCGCACCCGCCTACTGGTGGAAACCCTGCGCGAAAGCCTTTATCAGTTCGATCAGTTCAAGAGCCAGAAAGCGACGCCCTCACGGCTGAAAAAATGCCTGCTGTGGTCGGATGACAAAGCTGATGCAGCTGCACTTAACTTGGCTATACGCCACGGTCAGGCGATCAGCGACGGTACCGATCTGACCCGCACGCTGGGCAACCTGCCAGGTAACATCTGTACGCCGACCTATCTGGCCAAGGAAGCCAAAGCACTGGGTAAACAGCATAAAGAGCTGGAGATTGAAGTACTCGAAGAGAAAGACATGAAAGCCCTGGGCATGGGTTCACTGCTCTCGGTAAGCGCCGGTAGCGCCGAACCCGCCAAGCTGATTCGCTTCAGCTACCAGGGTGGCAAGGCCAAAGACAAGCCACACATGCTGGTCGGCAAAGGCATTACCTTTGACACCGGCGGCATCAGCCTCAAGCCCGCAGCTGCCATGGACGAAATGAAATACGACATGTGTGGCGCTGCTAGCGTATTCGGCGTGGTCAAGGCGGTGGTCAGCATGCAGTTGCCGATCAACCTGGTGTGCCTGGTTGTCGCTGCCGAGAACATGCCCAGCGGCACCGCGACCAAGCCTGGGGATATTGTCACCAGCATGTCTGGTCAGACGATTGAAGTATTGAATACTGACGCCGAAGGACGCCTGGTATTGTGCGACGCCCTGACCTACGCCGAGCGCTTCAAGCCTGCCAGCGTGGTCGATATCGCCACCCTGACCGGTGCCTGTGTGGTAGCCCTTGGCGCCCACACCACCGGCCTGCTGGGCAATAATGACGCGCTGATCGAGCAACTGCTGGCTGCCGGCCAACAAGCCGACGACCGCGCCTGGCAACTGCCGCTGTTCGATGAATATCAGGAACAGCTGGACAGCCCCTTCGCCGACATCGCCAATATCGGCGGCCCCAAGGCCGGTACCATTACCGCGGCGTGCTTCCTCTCGCGCTTTACCAAGGCGTACCCCTGGGCGCACCTGGACATTGCAGGCACCGCCTGGACCAGTGGCGGCAAGGACAAAGGCGCCACCGGCCGGCCGGTACCGCTGCTGACTCAATATATGCTCAACCAGGTGAAAGCCTGA
- a CDS encoding DUF1244 domain-containing protein, translating to MTKQERIELEAAAFRTLLGHLSSRKDVQNIDLMTLAGFCRNCLAKWYKSAADDMDIELSLDQAREEIYGMPYAEWKSKYQKQASPEQQAALDQAQSKAEK from the coding sequence ATGACCAAGCAAGAGCGCATTGAACTTGAAGCGGCGGCCTTTCGTACTCTGCTCGGGCATCTGAGCAGCCGAAAGGATGTGCAGAACATCGACCTGATGACCCTAGCCGGCTTCTGCCGCAACTGCCTGGCCAAATGGTACAAGAGCGCCGCCGACGACATGGATATAGAGCTGTCGCTGGACCAGGCACGCGAAGAGATTTATGGCATGCCCTACGCCGAGTGGAAGTCCAAGTACCAGAAGCAAGCCAGCCCTGAGCAACAGGCTGCGCTCGACCAAGCCCAAAGCAAAGCAGAGAAGTGA
- the folM gene encoding dihydromonapterin reductase, which yields MNEQQSILITGAAQRVGLHCAQRLVEAGYHVIITCRYQREEWLTSPLEGIEVMIADFSTLPGIEAFIATLKSRAPRLRAIIHNASLWLDDDAGVDAFQTMFMLHMQAPMMINNASAELLDPDCQTDIIHLTDYAAQRGSSRHAAYCASKAGLENLTLSFAKRLAPKVKVNAIAPALIMFNPEDDQAYRTRALEKSALGIEPGPEVVYQSIRYLLDNNYVTGTSLSLNGGRHLK from the coding sequence ATGAATGAGCAGCAAAGCATATTGATCACCGGAGCAGCGCAGCGCGTGGGGCTGCACTGCGCGCAGCGCCTGGTCGAGGCTGGCTATCATGTGATCATTACCTGTCGTTACCAGCGTGAGGAATGGCTGACCTCTCCGCTAGAGGGGATCGAAGTCATGATTGCGGATTTCTCCACGCTGCCAGGGATTGAAGCGTTTATCGCGACCCTGAAAAGCCGGGCACCGCGGCTACGCGCAATCATCCACAACGCCTCGCTATGGCTGGACGACGACGCGGGCGTTGACGCGTTCCAGACCATGTTCATGCTGCATATGCAGGCACCGATGATGATCAACAATGCCAGTGCCGAGTTACTTGACCCCGACTGTCAGACGGACATTATCCATCTGACTGACTATGCCGCTCAACGGGGAAGTAGCCGGCATGCGGCCTATTGCGCGAGCAAGGCTGGATTGGAAAATCTCACCCTGTCGTTTGCCAAGCGGCTGGCACCCAAGGTGAAAGTCAACGCCATCGCCCCCGCCCTGATCATGTTCAACCCTGAGGATGACCAGGCTTACCGCACGCGGGCACTGGAGAAATCGGCGCTGGGTATCGAGCCCGGCCCGGAGGTCGTGTATCAGTCGATACGCTACCTGTTGGACAATAACTACGTAACCGGAACCAGCCTGAGCCTCAATGGCGGCAGGCATTTGAAATGA
- the folX gene encoding dihydroneopterin triphosphate 2'-epimerase: MPQLTPGMARIRVKNLMLRTFIGINDDEVRNKQDVLINLSILYPASDAVAGNQIEQALNYRTITKAIINHVENNRFALLERLTQELLDLVMSYPQVRYAEVEVDKPHALRFAESVSVTLSNSREA, from the coding sequence ATGCCGCAATTGACCCCCGGTATGGCGCGCATCAGGGTCAAGAATCTGATGCTGCGCACCTTTATCGGTATCAATGACGACGAAGTCCGCAATAAGCAGGATGTGCTAATAAACCTGAGCATTCTCTATCCGGCCAGTGATGCGGTGGCGGGCAACCAGATTGAACAGGCGCTGAATTACCGGACCATTACCAAAGCCATTATCAACCACGTTGAAAACAACCGCTTTGCTCTGCTGGAGCGCTTGACTCAGGAATTGCTCGATCTCGTCATGAGCTATCCACAAGTGCGTTATGCCGAGGTCGAGGTCGACAAGCCGCATGCATTGCGCTTTGCCGAATCGGTATCGGTCACACTCAGCAACAGCCGCGAAGCTTGA
- the folE gene encoding GTP cyclohydrolase I FolE: MSLENLTQNYQEILTNLGENPQREGLKGTPLRAAKAMQFLCRGYDQSLEEIVNGALFDSTNDEMVIVKDIELYSLCEHHLLPFIGKAHVAYIPTGKVIGLSKVARIVDMFARRLQIQENLTRQIADALLSVTNAKGVAVVIEAKHMCMMMRGVEKQNSSMHSSVMLGAFRDSVNTRQEFLQLIARSS; the protein is encoded by the coding sequence ATGAGCCTAGAGAACCTGACCCAGAACTACCAAGAGATCCTGACCAATCTGGGTGAAAATCCACAGCGTGAGGGTCTGAAAGGTACCCCTCTGCGGGCCGCCAAAGCCATGCAGTTTCTCTGCCGTGGTTATGATCAGTCGCTGGAAGAGATCGTCAACGGCGCCCTGTTCGACTCCACCAATGACGAGATGGTGATCGTCAAGGACATAGAACTTTACTCCCTGTGCGAGCACCACCTGCTGCCGTTCATCGGCAAGGCGCATGTGGCTTATATTCCTACCGGCAAAGTCATTGGCCTGTCCAAGGTCGCGCGGATTGTCGACATGTTTGCCCGGCGCCTGCAGATTCAGGAAAACCTGACCCGACAAATTGCTGATGCGTTGTTATCAGTCACCAATGCCAAGGGTGTCGCCGTGGTGATTGAGGCCAAGCACATGTGCATGATGATGCGCGGTGTGGAGAAACAGAATTCCTCAATGCACAGTTCAGTGATGCTCGGCGCCTTTCGCGATTCGGTAAATACCCGCCAGGAATTCCTCCAGCTGATCGCCCGGAGTAGCTGA
- a CDS encoding DNA polymerase III subunit chi, with the protein MTRIDFYLLTSSEPQKRLEYACRLAHKAWHKGHQIYLHCTDEEQTQALDELLWSFRADAFLPHARATEQPEAKVVYGCGDDAGDHHDLLINLADESPAFFSQFNRLAEIVIELDPVRVPARERFRFYRERGYPLQTHQLRTAG; encoded by the coding sequence ATGACCCGCATCGACTTTTATCTGTTGACCAGCAGCGAACCGCAAAAGCGACTCGAATACGCCTGCCGGTTGGCGCACAAAGCCTGGCACAAGGGCCATCAAATCTATCTGCACTGCACCGACGAGGAGCAGACCCAGGCACTGGACGAATTGCTCTGGAGCTTTCGCGCCGATGCCTTTTTACCCCACGCCCGCGCCACCGAACAGCCTGAGGCCAAAGTTGTCTATGGCTGCGGCGATGACGCCGGCGACCACCACGATCTGTTGATCAACCTGGCTGACGAGAGTCCGGCGTTTTTCAGCCAGTTCAATCGCCTGGCTGAAATCGTTATCGAACTTGACCCGGTTCGCGTTCCGGCACGTGAGCGCTTTCGTTTCTACCGTGAACGGGGCTATCCTCTGCAGACCCACCAGTTACGCACAGCGGGATGA
- a CDS encoding HopJ type III effector protein: MTADQLRARLGTDEYRFADTLAFIAEHYHYQPSAFTNGPVHNDAEQNQGSCKVLAMAKDQQLSDQQALQCFAEHYQAVLNTPDGEDHANIRALMQHGQAGVSFATFPLTRR, encoded by the coding sequence ATGACCGCCGACCAACTGAGGGCTCGACTGGGCACAGATGAGTACCGCTTCGCCGATACGCTGGCGTTTATAGCCGAGCATTACCACTACCAACCTAGTGCTTTTACCAACGGCCCGGTCCACAACGATGCCGAGCAAAACCAGGGCTCCTGCAAGGTTCTGGCCATGGCCAAAGATCAGCAACTCAGCGACCAACAGGCACTTCAGTGCTTTGCCGAGCATTATCAGGCCGTATTAAACACGCCAGATGGTGAAGATCACGCTAATATTCGCGCCCTGATGCAACACGGCCAGGCCGGCGTCAGCTTTGCCACATTCCCCCTTACTCGGCGTTAA
- a CDS encoding valine--tRNA ligase has product MDKTYQPNAIETSWYQTWEQNNYFAPQGSGESYTIALPPPNVTGSLHMGHGFNNSIMDALIRFRRMQGRNTLWQPGTDHAGIATQMVVERQLGAQGVSRHDLGRDKFLDKVWEWKEESGGNITRQIRRLGSSVDWSRERFTMDEGLSNAVKEAFVRLHDDGLIYRGKRLVNWDPTLHTAISDLEVENHDETGSLWHLRYPLADGEKTADGKDHLIVATTRPETMLGDTAVAVNPDDERYQALIGKFIDLPLVGRRIPIVGDDYCDPEFGTGCVKITPAHDFNDYEVGKRHAMPLINILDKDAAILASAQIFNIGGSLNTDLDASLPEAYAGLDRFEARKRIVADLEAADLLEKIEPHALKVPKGDRSGVVIEPWLTDQWYVSTKPLAEQAIAAVEDGRIQFVPKQYENMYFSWMRDIQDWCISRQLWWGHRIPAWYDESGKVYVGRDEAEVRAKHNLGDAPLRQDEDVLDTWFSSGLWTFSTLGWPEQTDALKTFHPTDVLVTGFDIIFFWVARMIMLTMHLMKHDDGTAQIPFKTVYVHGLVRDGQGQKMSKSKGNVLDPLDIIDGIDLESLVSKRTSGMMQPKLADKIEKQTRAEFPDGIAAYGTDALRFTNCSLASTGRDIKFDMGRVEGYRNFCNKIWNAARYVMMQCEDKDCGAAQGSASVGGGRMPEATVNDEPVELTLADRWIISQLQRTEAEVTRQLDQFRFDLAATALYEFIWNQYCDWYLELSKPVLWDENAPAERQRGTRRTLVRVLEVALRLAHPFMPFITEEIWQRIAPMAGKAGPTIMLQPWPVANEERIDAAAEGDIEWLKALILSVRNIRGEMNVAPGKELELLLRKAGSEDQRRLTENDTFLKKLAKLSSIRVLAEGEEAPLSATALVGELEVLVPMAGLIDKTAELARLDKEIVRLEGEVKRIGGKLSNAGFVDKAPPAVIDKERAKLSDAEKALVQLSEQRTHIASL; this is encoded by the coding sequence ATGGACAAGACTTACCAGCCCAACGCCATTGAAACCTCCTGGTACCAGACCTGGGAGCAGAACAACTACTTCGCTCCCCAGGGCTCAGGCGAGTCCTACACCATTGCCCTGCCGCCGCCGAACGTGACTGGCAGCCTGCATATGGGCCACGGTTTCAACAACTCGATCATGGATGCGTTGATTCGCTTCCGCCGCATGCAGGGTCGCAATACGTTATGGCAGCCGGGTACCGACCACGCCGGCATTGCTACGCAGATGGTCGTCGAGCGGCAGCTGGGCGCTCAGGGTGTGAGCCGGCATGATCTGGGCCGTGACAAGTTTCTGGACAAGGTCTGGGAATGGAAGGAAGAGTCCGGCGGCAATATCACCCGTCAGATCCGCCGGCTGGGCAGCTCGGTAGACTGGAGCCGCGAGCGCTTCACCATGGACGAGGGTTTGTCCAACGCGGTGAAGGAAGCCTTCGTTCGTTTGCATGATGATGGGCTGATCTACCGCGGCAAGCGCCTGGTTAACTGGGACCCGACCTTGCACACGGCGATTTCCGATCTGGAAGTGGAAAACCATGACGAGACCGGCTCGCTCTGGCACCTGCGTTATCCGCTGGCCGATGGCGAGAAAACCGCGGACGGCAAGGATCATCTGATTGTCGCCACTACGCGACCGGAAACCATGCTGGGCGATACCGCTGTTGCGGTTAATCCCGATGACGAGCGCTATCAGGCCCTGATTGGCAAGTTTATCGACTTGCCACTGGTTGGCCGCCGCATCCCGATTGTCGGCGACGATTACTGCGATCCCGAGTTTGGTACCGGCTGTGTAAAGATCACCCCAGCCCACGATTTCAATGACTATGAAGTCGGCAAGCGTCACGCAATGCCGCTGATCAACATCCTCGACAAAGATGCGGCGATTCTCGCCAGCGCGCAGATTTTCAATATCGGCGGCAGCCTCAATACCGACCTGGACGCCAGCCTGCCGGAGGCCTATGCCGGCCTGGATCGGTTCGAGGCGCGCAAGCGAATCGTCGCCGACCTGGAGGCTGCGGATCTGCTGGAAAAAATCGAGCCGCACGCACTCAAGGTACCCAAGGGCGACCGTTCCGGCGTGGTGATCGAGCCCTGGCTCACCGATCAATGGTATGTCTCCACCAAGCCGCTGGCCGAACAGGCGATTGCTGCGGTGGAAGATGGCCGCATCCAGTTCGTGCCCAAGCAGTACGAAAACATGTATTTCTCCTGGATGCGCGACATTCAGGACTGGTGCATCTCGCGCCAGCTCTGGTGGGGCCACCGCATTCCGGCCTGGTATGACGAGTCCGGCAAAGTCTACGTCGGCCGCGATGAAGCCGAGGTACGCGCCAAACATAATCTCGGCGATGCCCCGCTACGCCAGGATGAAGACGTACTGGATACCTGGTTCAGCTCCGGCCTGTGGACCTTCTCCACCCTCGGCTGGCCCGAACAGACCGACGCCCTGAAGACCTTCCACCCGACCGATGTGCTGGTCACCGGCTTCGACATCATCTTCTTCTGGGTCGCGCGGATGATCATGCTGACCATGCACCTGATGAAGCATGACGACGGCACCGCGCAGATTCCGTTCAAGACGGTATATGTGCATGGTCTGGTGCGCGATGGCCAGGGCCAGAAGATGTCCAAATCCAAGGGCAACGTTCTGGATCCGCTGGATATCATTGACGGCATCGATCTGGAATCCCTGGTCAGCAAGCGCACCAGCGGCATGATGCAGCCCAAACTGGCAGACAAGATCGAGAAGCAGACCCGCGCCGAATTCCCCGACGGCATAGCCGCCTACGGCACCGACGCACTGCGCTTTACCAACTGCTCGCTGGCCTCAACCGGCCGCGATATCAAGTTCGACATGGGCCGCGTCGAGGGCTACCGCAACTTCTGCAACAAGATCTGGAACGCCGCGCGCTATGTGATGATGCAGTGCGAGGATAAGGATTGTGGCGCTGCACAGGGAAGTGCGAGTGTCGGGGGAGGCAGGATGCCGGAAGCGACCGTCAACGACGAACCGGTTGAGTTGACCCTGGCCGACCGCTGGATTATCTCGCAACTGCAACGCACCGAAGCTGAAGTCACCCGTCAGCTCGACCAGTTCCGCTTTGATCTGGCCGCCACCGCACTCTACGAATTTATCTGGAACCAGTACTGCGACTGGTATCTGGAGCTGTCCAAACCGGTACTCTGGGACGAGAACGCTCCGGCCGAGCGCCAGCGCGGCACGCGCCGCACGCTGGTGCGGGTACTGGAAGTGGCGCTGCGCCTGGCGCACCCCTTCATGCCCTTTATCACCGAAGAAATCTGGCAGCGTATTGCGCCCATGGCCGGCAAAGCTGGCCCAACGATCATGCTGCAACCCTGGCCAGTGGCCAATGAAGAGCGCATCGATGCCGCCGCCGAAGGCGATATCGAATGGCTCAAGGCGCTGATTCTTAGCGTGCGTAACATCCGCGGCGAAATGAACGTGGCACCAGGCAAGGAACTGGAACTGCTGCTGCGCAAGGCCGGCAGTGAAGACCAGCGCCGTCTGACCGAGAACGATACGTTCCTGAAAAAGCTGGCCAAACTCTCCTCCATCCGTGTATTGGCTGAAGGTGAAGAGGCGCCGCTGTCCGCTACCGCGCTGGTAGGCGAGCTGGAAGTACTGGTACCCATGGCCGGACTGATCGACAAGACCGCCGAGCTGGCGCGTCTGGACAAGGAGATCGTGCGTCTGGAAGGAGAAGTCAAACGCATCGGCGGCAAGCTGTCCAACGCCGGCTTTGTCGACAAGGCCCCACCGGCGGTGATCGACAAGGAACGCGCCAAGCTCAGCGACGCCGAGAAGGCGCTGGTGCAGCTCAGTGAACAACGCACGCATATCGCCAGCCTGTAG
- a CDS encoding RDD family protein, translating into MQAKQLQPVGDFPATGLIRRLAAIGYDLFLLIAIWMVTAFAYLGVRILISGAEQVQQQADSGMLDGDILLRLLLIGVSLLFYLSFWTLKGQTLGMQVWRIRLEQPNGDAITRKQGVIRFLVAQPAWLCGGLGLLWMLWDKQSRTWQDIASGTRLVTLPKGTYKK; encoded by the coding sequence ATGCAGGCCAAGCAACTGCAACCTGTCGGCGACTTCCCCGCCACGGGCCTGATCCGGCGTCTGGCCGCGATAGGCTACGACCTGTTTCTGCTGATCGCCATCTGGATGGTCACCGCCTTTGCTTATCTGGGTGTACGCATACTCATCAGCGGCGCGGAGCAGGTCCAGCAACAGGCCGACAGCGGTATGCTGGATGGCGACATCCTGCTGCGGCTGCTGTTGATCGGCGTCAGCCTGTTGTTTTATCTCAGCTTCTGGACGCTCAAGGGGCAGACGCTGGGTATGCAGGTATGGCGGATACGGCTAGAACAACCCAACGGCGATGCCATTACCCGCAAGCAGGGGGTCATTCGTTTCCTGGTCGCGCAGCCTGCCTGGTTATGCGGCGGCCTGGGTCTGCTGTGGATGCTCTGGGACAAACAATCGCGCACCTGGCAGGACATAGCCTCTGGCACGCGCCTGGTTACCTTGCCAAAGGGCACCTACAAAAAATAA
- the lptG gene encoding LPS export ABC transporter permease LptG produces the protein MRKLDRYIGSTVLLNIVVVAMIILGLDLLFAFIGELDDVEGNYSAMDALTYTLFTLPRRLYDMLPLAALVGCLIGLGTLASNSELTIMRAAGVSIARIIGAVMKPLLVVMLAGILLGEYAAPYSENLAENRRAIAQGSDGAFQSRGLWHREGDDFLHINAVQPDGELVGVTRYRFGEERRLLEASFASRATVQSDHWLMQDVEATRFQENGNSEVSVSAEERWDVLLSAELLRVVMLEPDVLSLAAIWQYQGYLAEQGLNNSQYWLAFWKKLLQPLATLALVFVAISFVFGPLRSVTLGQRIFTGVLVGFSFQILQDLLGPSSLVFGFSPLIAVLLPIGLLLVMGAWLMKRAG, from the coding sequence ATGCGCAAGCTTGATCGCTACATCGGCAGCACCGTACTGCTGAACATCGTGGTGGTGGCGATGATCATTCTAGGCCTGGATCTGTTGTTCGCCTTTATTGGTGAGCTGGACGATGTTGAGGGTAATTACAGCGCAATGGATGCGCTGACCTATACGCTATTTACCCTGCCCCGGCGCCTCTATGACATGTTGCCACTGGCGGCGCTGGTTGGTTGTCTTATCGGTCTGGGGACGCTGGCGAGCAACTCTGAATTGACCATCATGCGCGCAGCGGGCGTCTCCATTGCGCGCATTATTGGTGCGGTCATGAAGCCCTTGTTGGTGGTGATGCTCGCCGGGATTCTGCTTGGAGAATATGCTGCTCCGTACAGCGAAAATCTGGCAGAAAATCGCCGGGCTATCGCCCAGGGCAGTGATGGGGCATTCCAGTCGCGCGGGCTCTGGCACCGTGAAGGTGATGACTTTTTGCATATCAATGCAGTGCAGCCCGACGGTGAACTGGTGGGGGTGACGCGCTATCGCTTTGGCGAGGAGCGGCGCCTGTTGGAGGCCAGCTTTGCCAGCCGTGCCACAGTGCAAAGTGATCACTGGCTAATGCAGGACGTCGAGGCCACACGCTTTCAGGAGAACGGCAACAGTGAAGTATCGGTCAGTGCAGAAGAGCGCTGGGATGTGTTGCTCTCGGCCGAGCTGTTGCGGGTGGTGATGCTTGAGCCGGATGTGCTGTCATTGGCGGCTATCTGGCAGTATCAGGGGTATCTGGCCGAGCAGGGCTTGAATAACAGTCAGTACTGGCTGGCGTTCTGGAAAAAACTGCTCCAGCCGCTGGCTACCCTGGCGCTGGTGTTTGTGGCCATTTCCTTCGTCTTCGGCCCCTTGCGTTCGGTCACGCTGGGGCAGCGCATTTTTACCGGGGTGCTGGTTGGCTTCAGCTTCCAGATCTTGCAGGACCTGCTTGGGCCTTCAAGTCTGGTGTTCGGTTTTTCGCCGCTGATTGCGGTGTTGCTACCGATCGGGCTGCTGCTGGTGATGGGCGCCTGGCTGATGAAGCGGGCAGGGTAG